The Flavobacterium johnsoniae genomic sequence TGCAATTACAGGAAAACGAACCAGAATTAAAAGAGAAACTGCATCCAAATTATGAATTCAAAATGGCTGAAGTTGTTTGGGCAATTCGTTACGAAATGGCAAGAACCGTTGATGATATTTTAGCAAGACGCGTTCGTTTGCTTTTTTTAGATGCCAGAGCTGCGATTGAAGTTTCAGAAAAAACAGCACGATTGCTAGCCAAAGAACTTGGTCGTAACGAAGATTGGATTGCTAAAGAAGTTTCAAATTTTACCACAATTGCCAAAGGTTTTCTTCTTTCTGAATTTCAATAAACATCAAATTTGACTGATCTTAAGCTATTTAAGTTAATAGCTTTTCAAACTGTCTTACAAAAGTCTTTTTTCAAGCTTTTTTCGATTCGTCAGCTTTTTTCAGTTTTAAATTTAAGTTAAACATCAAAATATCAATACTTTAAAAAGCAAAAATACGTTACTTTTATAATAACAAAAATTCAGATTGTACGCATGAACATTCAGAAGTTTATCAATTAACAAAATTTTAACATGACACTTGTATATACAAATATTAAAAGTTTTACATTTGTATATACAAATTATACACTTACGACTATGACAATTGAAGAGGTTATTAAGAGTACAGTTAAGATGGATAATGCGAAAAAAGTTATTCTGAATATCATGTACACACAAAATGTGATTCAGGATCATTTTAACGAGTTGATAAAACCGTATGATCTTTCTGGAGAACAATACAATGTGCTGCGTATATTAAGAGGACAAAAAGGAAATCCTGTTAATATGTGTGTGATACAAGAACGTATGTTAGCTAAAACGAGTAATACAACCCGATTAGTTGATAAATTATTATTGAAAGAATTCGTTACAAGAAATGTCTGCCCTGATAATAGAAGAAAAATCGAAGTTTTGATTACACAAAAAGGACTAGACGTTTTAAAAGAATTAGATCCGAAAGTAGATGCACACGAACGCGCATTTGCCGAGAATATAAGTCCAGAAGAATTAGAATTATTAAACAAATTATTAGAAAAATACCGAACTCAACAAAATTAATATTATGAGCACAATTTTAGAAAATCTTAATTGGAGATATGCAACAAAAAGATTTGATGCAACAAAAAAAATCTCTGATGCTGATTTAAATACTTTGAAAGAAGCTGTAAGATTAGCCGCTTCTTCATACGGATTGCAACCATTTAAAGTAGTAATTGTAGAAAATCCAGAAATTAGAGAAAAATTAAAAGCTGCGGCTTACGGACAAACTCAAATTACTGATGCTTCTCAATTATTTATTTTCGCAAACGACTTAAACGCAGGACCAGAATCTGTGGCAGCTTATATCAAAAACATTAGCGAAACAAGAGGTGTTCCTACTGAAGCTTTAGGCGGTTTTGAAGATATGATGAACAATGTAATTTCAAATTTATCTCAAGAAAATAAAAACATCTGGACGGCAAAACAAACTTACATTGCTTTAGGAACTTTATTGGCAGCTGCAGCAGAATTAAAAATCGATGCTACTCCAATGGAAGGTTTTAATCCATCTCAATTCAACGAAATTTTAGGTTTCGATAAATTAGGTTTAAACGCTTCAGTTATTGCAACTGTAGGTTACAGACATGATGAGGACGACGCTCAGCATTACAAAAAAGTTAGAAAATCTCAAGAAGAATTATTTATCACACTATAATTATTTATTAATCAAATTCAAATTTTACAACATGAAAAATTTAAAAACAATTGCAATAGCATTATTCGTAGCAGCAGCTGGTATCTCAGTAAACGCTCAAACTAAAAAAATCGACGTAAAAGCGTCTACTATCAAATGGGTTGGTAAAAAAGTAACTGGAGAGCACTCTGGAACTGTAAACTTCAAAGACGGAGCTGTAGTTTTAAAAGGAAACAAATTAGTTGGTGGTAGCTTTACTGTTGACATGACTTCATTAACTTCTACAGATTTAACAGGAGAATACCAAGGAAAATTAAACGGTCACTTAAAAGCTGACGATTTCTTCGGAACTGATAAATTCCCAACTTCAAAATTAGTTATCAAAAAAATCGGTGCTAAATCTGCTGATGTTTACACTGCAACTGCAGACTTAACTATCAAAGGAATTACTAACCCAGTTACTTTTGATATTACTGTAAAAGGAAATACTGCTACAACTGCTTTCAAAGTTGACAGAACTAAATACGGTATCAAATACAACTCTGGTAACTTCTTCGAAAACTTAGGAGACAAAACTATCAATGACGATTTCGAATTGGCTGTAGCTTTAAAATTCTAATTTCATAGCCTTACTAATTCAAAATATAATAAACCCCGACATTATTTAAATGTCGGGGTTTACTTTTTACAAAAACTTTTCACAAGCTTAACATTCTTAATACTAAGCTAACGCATTCGTAATAAACATCAGGACTTTGATTAACATAGGGCTTCTACTTTTGGGACAATTAAAAAAATCAAAAACTAGAAATCCAAATCATAGTTATGAAAACAAAATTACACATTGCTCTTATTATCTTCACAATCAGCTTTTTCGCACACGCTCAACAACAACCAAAAGGAATCATTGGTACAAATAACTGGATGAACAATTGGACCAATTTTAATCCTGCAAAAACAGAATACAACGAAGCAACAAATATTATTGCTGGAACAATAGATAAAGACACTAGATTAGTAAAACGAAATACTTATCAATTAGTTGGTGTAGTTTATGTTACCAATAATGCCGTTTTAACTATCGAACCTGGAACAGTTATTCGTGGAGACGATAAAACATGTGGAACTCTTGTAATTACGAATGGAGCTAAAATTCTTGCCGAAGGTTTAGAAACTGATCCTATCGTATTTACTTCGAATAAAGAAAAAACTATCAGAAAACCTGGAGATTGGGGCGGAATTATTGTCTTAGGAAAAGCTCCAATAAATTCTCTAGGCGGCGTTCATACTTTACCTTTTGATTTAGAAGCAAACTTAAATCATTACGGAGGTCAAGATGCAGAAGACAATTCGGGAATTTTAAAATATGTTCGAATTGAATATGCGGGAAGAAAATTAAGTTCTACAAAAGAATTAAATGGTCTTTCTTTGGCTGGTGTTGGTAGAAAAACACAATTAAGCAACATTCAAATAAGTTTTTCGAATGATGATTCTTTCGAATGTTATGGAGGCGATTTGAATATGACTAATTTAATTTCGTACAGAACTACAGATGATGATTTTGATTTTACTCAAGGAGCTCAAATTAATATTTCTAACAGTATTGCAGTTCGCCATCCTTTTTCATCAGATATTTCAGGATCAAGATGTTTTGAAGTAGATTCGTATGAGAAAGTCGCAACAACAGATATGACTAAAAAAATGACTAAAATAAATGCTAACAATATTACTTTAGTTAATTTAGAAGAAAACAATCAAGGTTTGGTTAGAGAATCTATTTTTGTGAGAGAAAATACATTTTTCAATTTAAGCAACAGTATTGTTTCTGGTTTTGCGCCTTTCGTTTTATTAGAAGGAGCTATTGGAAATGGAGATGTAAATCTTTCTAAAATGAGTTTTAAAAACACAATTGTAAACAATTGCAATGGCGGAATTACAAGCGAATCTGCAAGTAGCAATGATTCAATTCAGAATTATTACAATCCAAATTCTGGTTTAGAATACACAAAAATGAAAAACACAGAATTGTTTGCAACGCCTAACATAAAAGGAAACCCAGATTTTAGAGCTAGCACAAACAATACAATAGCAATTGGAAATTAAGCTTTTACAGCAATCTTAGTATTTAAAATTTAACAAATTTTCAGTTTTAGAAAAGTTTTTTTTTAATTTTTATATACTACAATTCAAATTACATTTATATCTTTGTCTCAACAAAAACAAATATGAGAACATTATTAAACAATTCTTGGTGGTGGAACAATTTACGTCAGACGTCGTGAACAAAGCTTCCTATGGTATTGTAAAACTATAAATATAAAAGGCTTGTCATCACGACAAGCCTTTTTTTTTGGTCCAAATTGAAATTAAAAAATTAACGAAACAACATAAAACTAAATATTTTGAAACCTTTTATTCTTAATACGCATTACAAACAAATTCTTGCAGATACGGTTACTCCTGTTAGTATTTACTTTAAAATCAGAGATAAATTCCCGAACAGCTTATTACTGGAAAGTAGTGATTATCACGGAAATGACAACAGTTTTTCTTATATCTGCTGCAACCCTATTGCTACTATAAAAATCGAAAATGAAGTTATCTCAAAAACTTTTCCAGACGGAACTTCAGAAAAAACAAATATTGATGCTACAACAAACATTCCGCAAGTAATTCAGGAATTTTCAAGTCAGTTTCAATCAGAAAAGAATGATTTCAAATTCATCAATAATGGTTTATTCGGATACATTTCTTATGATGCTGTTCGTTACTTCGAAAAAGTTTCAATTGCAAAAAAAGATAATGCAACTTCGATTCCAGATGTTTTTTATGCTGTTTATCAAAACATTATTGCAATTAACCATTTTAAAAATGAAGCTTACATTTTCTGCCATAGCGTTGACGGAAAAAACAATATCGCAGAAATTGAACAATTGCTTCAATCTAGAAATATTGCTTCTTATAAATTCTCTAAAGAAGGTGAAGGTTTCTCTAATTTAACTGATGAAGAGTTTAAGCAAAATGTAGCTCTTGCAAAAAAACACTGTTATAGAGGCGATGTTTTCCAATTGGTTCTTTCACGTCGTTTTACACAAGGTTTTAAAGGTGATGAATTTAATGTTTATAGAGCTTTAAGAAGTATAAATCCTTCTCCGTATTTATTCTTTTTTGATTATGGAGATTTCAAAATATTTGGTTCTTCGCCAGAAGCACAAATTATTGTAAAAGACAGAAAAGCAGAAATTCATCCGATTGCAGGAACTTTCAAAAGAACTGGAAATGATGAGCAAGATGCGCTCTTAGCCAAAGAACTTTCTGAAGATAAAAAAGAAAATAGCGAACACGTTATGCTTGTTGACTTAGCAAGAAATGATTTGAGCAGAAATGGTCACGATGTAAATGTGGAAAAATATAGAGAAGTGCAGTTTTTCTCTCACGTAATTCATCTAGTTTCTAAAGTTACGGGACATTTGCATGATAAAGCTACGACAATGCAAGTTGTTGCAGATACTTTTCCTGCAGGAACTTTAAGCGGTGCGCCAAAACACAGAGCGATGCAATTAATTGAAGATTGCGAAAAAACAAATCGTAATTTTTACGGCGGCGCAATTGGTTTCATGGATTTTAACGGAAATTTTAATCACGCCATTATGATTCGAACTTTCCTTTCTAAAAATCATCAATTGCATTGTCAAGCTGGAGCCGGAATTGTTGCAAGCTCAGATGAAGAAAGCGAAATGCAGGAAGTTTACAATAAACTAAGAGCTTTAAACACAGCTTTGGAAATTGCAGAAAAAATATAAGTTTTTTTTGTTTCAGGTTTCAGGTTTCAAGTTATTGAAACGCAAAGCAAACCTGAAACTTGAAACTTGAAACCTGAAACAATAAACTAACAAATCTTAAAACCCATGAAAAAAGTAGTTTCAATTTTAATTTTAATCATTACCATTACGTCATGCAATTCAGAAAAGAAGAATCCAATTGAAGGAACCTGGCGTCTTATATCAGCAGAAACAACCGAAAAAGATTCTACTTTTTCAACTTTCAATAAAAATGCTAAAATGATTAAAATTATAAACGAAACTCATTTTGCTTTTTTAAATCATGATTTGAAAAACGGAAAAGATTCAACAACAGCATTATATTTTGCAGGAGGCGGAAAATATACTTTAAAAGATAGTATTTACACTGAAAATCTAGAATATTTTAATAACCGCAACTGGGAAAACAACAAATTCGAATTTGTAGTAAAAGTTCAAAACGACACCTTAATTCAAAAAGGAATCGAAAAAGTAGAAAAATTAGGCGTAGATCATATTATAATTGAGAAATACGTTCGAGAGAAATAAGAAAATTTTGTTTCAGGTTTTCTTTGTTTCAGGTTTCAAGTTGTTGGAACGTGAAACTTGAAACCTGAAACGTGAAAAAAACAAGACAATGAAAAAAATACTAGTTATAGACAATTACGATAGTTTCACTTACAATTTAGTGCACTATTTAGAAGATTTAAACTGCGAAGTTACCGTTTACAGAAACGACGAATTCGATATCGATGAAATTGCTTCGTTTGATAAAATTTTACTTTCGCCAGGACCTGGAATTCCAGATGAAGCAGGTTTGCTAAAAGCCGTAATCGAAAAATACAGTCCGACAAAAAGCATTCTTGGCGTTTGTTTAGGACAACAAGCAA encodes the following:
- a CDS encoding NAD(P)H-dependent oxidoreductase produces the protein MSTILENLNWRYATKRFDATKKISDADLNTLKEAVRLAASSYGLQPFKVVIVENPEIREKLKAAAYGQTQITDASQLFIFANDLNAGPESVAAYIKNISETRGVPTEALGGFEDMMNNVISNLSQENKNIWTAKQTYIALGTLLAAAAELKIDATPMEGFNPSQFNEILGFDKLGLNASVIATVGYRHDEDDAQHYKKVRKSQEELFITL
- a CDS encoding YceI family protein — encoded protein: MKNLKTIAIALFVAAAGISVNAQTKKIDVKASTIKWVGKKVTGEHSGTVNFKDGAVVLKGNKLVGGSFTVDMTSLTSTDLTGEYQGKLNGHLKADDFFGTDKFPTSKLVIKKIGAKSADVYTATADLTIKGITNPVTFDITVKGNTATTAFKVDRTKYGIKYNSGNFFENLGDKTINDDFELAVALKF
- a CDS encoding MarR family winged helix-turn-helix transcriptional regulator, with translation MTIEEVIKSTVKMDNAKKVILNIMYTQNVIQDHFNELIKPYDLSGEQYNVLRILRGQKGNPVNMCVIQERMLAKTSNTTRLVDKLLLKEFVTRNVCPDNRRKIEVLITQKGLDVLKELDPKVDAHERAFAENISPEELELLNKLLEKYRTQQN
- a CDS encoding anthranilate synthase component I family protein, with translation MKPFILNTHYKQILADTVTPVSIYFKIRDKFPNSLLLESSDYHGNDNSFSYICCNPIATIKIENEVISKTFPDGTSEKTNIDATTNIPQVIQEFSSQFQSEKNDFKFINNGLFGYISYDAVRYFEKVSIAKKDNATSIPDVFYAVYQNIIAINHFKNEAYIFCHSVDGKNNIAEIEQLLQSRNIASYKFSKEGEGFSNLTDEEFKQNVALAKKHCYRGDVFQLVLSRRFTQGFKGDEFNVYRALRSINPSPYLFFFDYGDFKIFGSSPEAQIIVKDRKAEIHPIAGTFKRTGNDEQDALLAKELSEDKKENSEHVMLVDLARNDLSRNGHDVNVEKYREVQFFSHVIHLVSKVTGHLHDKATTMQVVADTFPAGTLSGAPKHRAMQLIEDCEKTNRNFYGGAIGFMDFNGNFNHAIMIRTFLSKNHQLHCQAGAGIVASSDEESEMQEVYNKLRALNTALEIAEKI